The following are from one region of the Cytobacillus firmus genome:
- a CDS encoding sugar-binding transcriptional regulator, translating into MYSLIDIQKRLLPDMLAVMQKRYGILHYIGLMEPVGRRSLAVSMGLTERVLRSEVEFLKDQNLILISSTGMSLSPDGKELLGALEGIMRDISGIAVMEQELSRKLGIRQAIIVSGNSDESPWVKQELGRATAMCMKSSLKGKNIIAVTGGSTMAAVAEMLTPDLAERDWLFVPARGGIGEDVKNQANTICAKMADHTDSRHRVLYVPDQVSREMYESIIKEPNIKEVITQIKSASMVLHGIGDAITMAERRKTSEEDLVKIKQAKAVGESFGYYFNEGGEIVHKVQTIGLQLDDLSQIEHVIAVAGGSTKAKAIAAYMKRAPSSTILVTDEGAAKQLIKG; encoded by the coding sequence ATGTACTCACTAATTGATATTCAAAAAAGATTATTGCCTGATATGCTTGCGGTTATGCAGAAGCGTTATGGGATTCTTCATTACATTGGGCTGATGGAGCCGGTTGGAAGAAGAAGCCTTGCAGTCAGTATGGGGTTGACGGAAAGAGTGCTGAGAAGTGAGGTTGAATTTTTAAAAGACCAGAACCTGATCCTCATTTCAAGTACAGGAATGAGTCTTTCTCCCGATGGCAAAGAATTACTCGGAGCTCTTGAAGGAATAATGAGAGATATTTCGGGTATAGCCGTAATGGAGCAGGAATTATCCCGAAAGCTTGGCATTCGCCAGGCGATCATTGTTTCCGGAAACAGCGATGAATCTCCATGGGTGAAGCAGGAGCTTGGCAGAGCAACAGCAATGTGTATGAAATCAAGCCTCAAAGGAAAAAATATCATCGCAGTTACAGGCGGGTCCACAATGGCAGCCGTAGCGGAGATGCTTACTCCTGATCTTGCCGAACGTGATTGGCTGTTTGTGCCGGCACGTGGCGGAATAGGCGAAGATGTTAAAAACCAGGCTAACACCATTTGTGCCAAAATGGCTGATCATACTGATTCCAGGCACCGTGTCCTGTATGTGCCGGACCAGGTAAGCAGGGAGATGTATGAAAGCATTATTAAAGAACCCAATATTAAGGAAGTAATCACCCAGATCAAATCGGCAAGCATGGTTTTGCACGGGATTGGGGACGCTATTACAATGGCGGAACGCCGCAAAACCAGTGAAGAAGATTTGGTTAAAATCAAGCAAGCCAAAGCAGTCGGGGAATCATTTGGCTATTACTTCAATGAAGGCGGCGAGATTGTACATAAGGTTCAGACCATCGGCCTTCAGCTGGATGACCTATCACAAATTGAACATGTCATTGCAGTAGCAGGCGGCTCCACAAAGGCTAAAGCCATCGCTGCATACATGAAACGGGCACCATCCTCTACCATACTAGTGACAGACGAAGGTGCAGCAAAACAGTTGATAAAAGGGTAA
- a CDS encoding nuclease-related domain-containing protein — protein sequence MKHRTIPIRIQKNEVLLRRLPKNHKVRAEIEEDQAKRWAGYRGEAALDFHLSKLPADEYMIFHGLRLTNGQYFFQIDTLILSSKFALILEVKNISGKLYFESQFNQMIQTTHNGEQKGYSNPIEQASQQARELEKWLMKRSIRLRVEFCVVISRPSTILQSSSDNSLIHQKITHVQYLLNKIEKLDMTSKQTPLTNKELKKISKTFLKEHTPEKFDILNFYKISQDEVIKGVLCPVCISVSMKRIDGVWVCQGCTLKSSDAHLKAVTDLFLLNNDQPISNKEFRDFLQLNSSHISRRLLKSLNLPHTGTNKGRRYHPPPNFHLISELNTITAKSTQYPFKTLPRQDFQ from the coding sequence ATGAAACATCGAACAATTCCAATAAGAATTCAGAAAAATGAAGTGCTTCTAAGAAGACTTCCGAAAAATCATAAAGTTCGTGCTGAAATTGAAGAAGACCAGGCAAAAAGGTGGGCAGGATATCGGGGAGAAGCAGCTTTAGACTTCCATTTAAGCAAACTGCCGGCAGATGAATATATGATTTTTCATGGATTGCGACTGACAAATGGACAATACTTCTTCCAAATCGATACACTCATCCTCTCTTCGAAATTCGCCCTCATTTTAGAAGTAAAAAATATCTCCGGAAAACTATACTTTGAATCACAGTTTAATCAAATGATCCAGACAACACATAACGGTGAACAAAAGGGCTATTCTAACCCAATCGAGCAAGCCAGCCAACAGGCAAGGGAATTAGAGAAATGGTTAATGAAACGCAGCATCCGTCTTCGGGTCGAATTCTGTGTTGTGATTAGCAGGCCTTCTACAATCCTGCAATCGTCCTCAGATAATAGTCTAATCCACCAAAAAATCACACATGTCCAATATTTACTGAACAAAATTGAAAAGTTAGATATGACAAGTAAACAAACCCCACTCACAAATAAGGAGCTCAAAAAGATTTCTAAAACTTTTTTAAAGGAGCATACTCCTGAGAAATTTGATATCTTAAATTTTTATAAAATATCACAAGATGAAGTTATTAAAGGGGTTCTCTGTCCAGTATGCATCTCAGTTTCCATGAAAAGAATAGATGGTGTTTGGGTTTGCCAGGGCTGCACCTTGAAAAGCAGTGACGCTCATCTTAAAGCAGTAACCGATTTATTTCTATTAAATAATGATCAGCCGATTTCGAATAAGGAATTTCGAGATTTCCTTCAACTGAATTCTTCCCATATTTCCAGAAGACTATTAAAATCCCTCAACCTCCCCCACACCGGCACAAACAAAGGCCGTCGCTACCACCCGCCTCCAAACTTCCACTTAATCTCCGAATTAAATACCATCACCGCTAAATCAACGCAATACCCCTTTAAAACATTACCGCGGCAAGATTTTCAATAA
- a CDS encoding tetratricopeptide repeat protein, whose product MSKDSKARHQKGKLLSFIPNGEYYFSKGIKAYHRRDFHKAKKYLMRAMQLEPGEPMIVCQLAIVQSEMGEYQESNLLLHMILEELDEDMSECHYFLANNYAHMGLFKDAYTHANTYLELDQDGEFTDDTEDLLELLTLEADDLDDELYEQDDLITKQEHARELLESGHFPKAVEILNSVIDEYPEYWSAYNNLALAYFYLGEVQKAADILEKVLEENPGNLHALCNKLVFAFYERDFRQVRLLKEALKKIKPLSVEHQFKLGATFALTGEYEASFAWLRKLQKKGFEGDGPFYYWLSYSAYFTGREELAKSAWKKAIEINPEKEGFEPWNDEKVTGSGFEDHYSSILKKLESDYIEERLFGLFLTSVSSRRDEILISEAIVGNNKFSAIEKDYLSYVKTEQEAPAQVQAAHETARLFYENFHPIGTVEAGLYLMWFTIFAELTNNRQNIKNKNAWAAAIEYVWHKLRNEKVSQSKIAGRYGISASTMGKYVKSVNDRLQ is encoded by the coding sequence ATGAGTAAAGACTCTAAAGCTAGACACCAAAAGGGAAAGTTACTGTCATTTATCCCGAATGGTGAGTACTATTTTTCCAAAGGGATTAAGGCGTACCACCGCAGGGATTTTCATAAAGCGAAGAAATATTTAATGCGGGCTATGCAGCTTGAGCCGGGTGAACCGATGATTGTCTGCCAGCTTGCGATTGTTCAGTCAGAAATGGGTGAGTATCAGGAGTCCAACCTGCTGCTTCATATGATATTGGAAGAGCTTGATGAGGATATGTCGGAATGCCATTATTTCCTTGCCAACAACTATGCTCATATGGGCCTTTTCAAAGATGCTTACACGCATGCCAATACGTATCTGGAGTTGGATCAGGACGGAGAGTTTACGGACGATACAGAGGATCTGCTGGAGCTTCTTACGCTTGAAGCGGATGATCTGGATGACGAGCTGTACGAGCAGGATGACTTGATAACGAAGCAGGAACATGCACGGGAATTGCTGGAGTCCGGCCATTTTCCAAAAGCGGTTGAGATTCTGAACTCTGTTATTGATGAGTATCCGGAGTATTGGTCCGCATACAATAATTTGGCCCTGGCGTATTTTTACCTGGGAGAAGTGCAAAAGGCGGCAGATATTTTAGAGAAGGTACTGGAAGAAAATCCGGGTAATCTTCATGCGCTTTGCAACAAGCTGGTCTTTGCTTTTTACGAGCGGGATTTCCGGCAGGTGCGCCTGTTGAAAGAGGCTCTGAAAAAAATCAAGCCGCTTTCGGTTGAACACCAGTTCAAGCTTGGTGCCACATTTGCTTTAACCGGCGAGTATGAGGCTTCCTTTGCATGGCTTCGCAAGCTTCAGAAGAAAGGCTTTGAAGGGGACGGACCATTTTATTACTGGCTATCCTATTCCGCCTATTTCACAGGGCGTGAAGAGCTGGCGAAATCAGCTTGGAAGAAGGCAATTGAAATCAATCCGGAAAAAGAAGGCTTCGAGCCATGGAACGATGAAAAAGTAACCGGCAGCGGCTTTGAAGACCATTACTCTTCCATATTGAAAAAGCTGGAAAGCGACTATATTGAAGAGCGCTTATTCGGCCTCTTCCTAACATCGGTATCCAGCAGACGGGATGAAATACTCATCTCTGAAGCAATTGTAGGAAACAATAAGTTCTCAGCTATAGAGAAGGATTATCTTTCTTACGTTAAAACTGAGCAGGAAGCGCCTGCCCAGGTTCAGGCTGCACACGAAACGGCCCGGCTGTTTTATGAAAACTTCCACCCGATCGGCACGGTGGAAGCCGGACTTTATTTAATGTGGTTTACTATTTTTGCAGAATTGACAAATAACCGGCAGAATATTAAAAACAAAAATGCCTGGGCTGCAGCCATTGAGTATGTCTGGCATAAGCTTCGCAACGAAAAGGTTTCCCAGTCAAAGATTGCAGGAAGATACGGCATTTCCGCTTCAACGATGGGCAAATATGTAAAATCGGTGAATGACCGCCTTCAGTGA
- a CDS encoding 8-oxo-dGTP diphosphatase has protein sequence MQRVTNCVLLKDDKVLLLQKPRRGWWVAPGGKMEPGESVRDSCIREFREETGIYLRNPNIKGIFTFIMKDGEKVVQEWMMFTFLATASDGLNLDESEEGKLRWHPFSEIKNLPMAAGDSHILEYMIHGQGMIYGTFTYTPDFELLSYRLDPS, from the coding sequence TTGCAGCGAGTCACGAACTGTGTGCTACTGAAAGACGATAAAGTATTGCTTTTACAAAAGCCGAGAAGAGGCTGGTGGGTGGCCCCGGGCGGTAAAATGGAGCCGGGTGAATCAGTGAGGGACTCGTGCATCCGTGAGTTCAGGGAGGAAACAGGCATCTATCTGCGCAATCCGAATATTAAAGGCATTTTTACGTTCATCATGAAGGATGGCGAAAAGGTTGTGCAGGAGTGGATGATGTTTACTTTTCTGGCTACAGCTTCTGATGGGCTGAACCTGGATGAATCAGAGGAAGGCAAGCTTCGCTGGCATCCGTTTTCAGAGATAAAGAATCTGCCGATGGCTGCCGGTGATTCGCATATTTTGGAGTATATGATTCATGGCCAGGGAATGATTTATGGAACATTTACGTATACGCCGGATTTTGAATTGCTTAGTTACAGGCTGGATCCAAGCTGA
- the rpoN gene encoding RNA polymerase factor sigma-54, protein MNLKAGLWQQQTMKLTMTQELTQAIALLQYSTQELSAFLESKALENPLLKVESGHVQSMDPRYDRVKPTRIKAEKDKINWIEQIGCGKTVLLDEYLKSQLHLNLNRDEQKVIEHLIDSLDENGYFRADLKALADALNMPLEKVEQMLEELQELEPAGVGARNLQECLSLQIKRLPQENELAEIIIDEYFTLFAEKKWKEIAKQLGVELRDIQTVFDLVQTLNPRPASSFQSEKSAYITPDVIIQWDGSSFSVSVFDEVLPKISFNEPYYKKFSASGDRNVSRFLQEKQQDYQWIIRSIEQRKETLANVTLKIVEKQQDFFIKGPAHLKPMTMKEISDELDIHESTVSRAVREKYAQTPFGTYELRSFFSSTIKTTSDENTSSQQVKTIIGKMIEKENKQKPLSDQELVKLLKEKEGMVVSRRTIAKYRDQLSIPSSSKRKRYD, encoded by the coding sequence ATGAATTTGAAAGCTGGGTTATGGCAGCAGCAGACAATGAAATTAACAATGACACAGGAGCTGACGCAGGCGATTGCCCTTCTGCAATACAGCACACAGGAGCTTTCTGCTTTCCTGGAAAGCAAGGCGCTTGAAAATCCCCTTCTAAAAGTAGAGTCCGGTCATGTCCAGTCGATGGATCCCCGTTATGACCGTGTCAAACCGACAAGGATAAAAGCCGAAAAAGATAAAATAAATTGGATTGAGCAGATTGGCTGCGGAAAGACCGTGCTGCTTGATGAATATTTGAAATCACAGCTTCATTTGAATTTAAACAGGGATGAACAAAAAGTGATTGAGCATCTTATTGACAGCCTTGATGAAAACGGTTACTTCCGGGCGGACCTGAAGGCATTAGCCGATGCTCTTAACATGCCCCTTGAGAAAGTGGAGCAGATGCTTGAAGAGCTGCAGGAACTTGAGCCCGCCGGCGTTGGTGCAAGAAATCTTCAGGAGTGTCTGTCCCTCCAGATTAAGAGATTGCCGCAAGAAAATGAACTGGCTGAAATCATTATAGATGAATACTTTACCCTGTTTGCTGAAAAGAAGTGGAAAGAAATCGCAAAACAGCTCGGTGTGGAGCTTAGAGACATACAGACGGTATTTGACCTTGTGCAGACGTTGAACCCAAGGCCGGCTTCATCCTTCCAGAGCGAAAAATCCGCCTACATAACACCGGACGTGATTATTCAGTGGGATGGCAGCTCTTTTTCAGTCAGTGTTTTTGATGAAGTACTTCCCAAAATCAGCTTTAATGAACCTTATTATAAAAAGTTCTCGGCTAGTGGTGATCGAAATGTCAGCCGTTTCCTGCAGGAAAAGCAGCAGGATTATCAATGGATTATAAGAAGTATTGAGCAGAGGAAAGAGACTCTTGCAAATGTGACTCTTAAAATTGTTGAAAAGCAGCAGGACTTTTTCATTAAAGGGCCAGCACATCTGAAGCCGATGACAATGAAGGAAATATCAGATGAACTCGACATTCATGAATCAACAGTGAGCAGGGCAGTCCGGGAAAAGTATGCGCAAACGCCATTTGGGACGTATGAACTGAGATCGTTCTTCTCCAGCACGATCAAAACGACATCTGATGAGAATACGTCTTCACAGCAGGTCAAGACGATTATTGGTAAAATGATAGAAAAAGAAAATAAACAAAAGCCTTTATCCGATCAGGAGCTTGTGAAGCTGCTGAAGGAAAAAGAGGGGATGGTTGTCAGCAGAAGAACGATTGCAAAATATCGGGATCAGCTGAGCATCCCGTCATCATCCAAACGGAAAAGGTATGACTGA
- the clpP gene encoding ATP-dependent Clp endopeptidase proteolytic subunit ClpP, producing the protein MNLIPTVIEQTNRGERAYDIYSRLLKDRIIMLGSGIDDNVANSIVAQLLFLEAENPEKDISIYINSPGGSITAGMAIYDTMQFIKPKVQTICIGMAASMGAFLLAAGEKGKRFALPNAEVMIHQPLGGAQGQATEIEIAAKRILFLREKLNTILSERTGQPLEVIAKDTDRDNFMTAERALEYGLVDQIITRNSLEEKKDK; encoded by the coding sequence ATGAACTTAATCCCTACAGTTATTGAACAAACAAATCGCGGGGAGCGCGCTTATGATATTTATTCCCGCCTTTTAAAAGACCGCATCATTATGCTCGGAAGCGGAATTGATGATAATGTGGCAAACTCCATTGTTGCCCAGCTGTTATTCCTTGAAGCTGAAAACCCTGAAAAGGACATTTCCATTTACATTAATAGCCCTGGCGGAAGCATTACAGCTGGTATGGCTATTTATGATACGATGCAATTCATCAAGCCAAAGGTACAAACCATTTGTATCGGTATGGCTGCATCCATGGGTGCATTCCTTCTTGCAGCAGGTGAAAAAGGAAAGCGTTTTGCTCTTCCAAACGCTGAAGTTATGATTCACCAGCCACTTGGCGGTGCACAAGGACAGGCGACTGAAATTGAAATCGCTGCAAAGCGCATCCTTTTCCTTCGCGAAAAATTAAACACGATCCTTTCAGAGCGTACAGGACAGCCGCTTGAAGTCATTGCAAAAGATACAGACCGCGATAACTTTATGACAGCTGAAAGAGCTCTTGAATACGGTTTGGTTGACCAGATCATTACCAGAAACTCTTTGGAAGAAAAGAAAGATAAGTAA
- a CDS encoding glutaredoxin family protein — protein sequence MKQPELVFYTRSRCPLCDKAKSVLVELKRDYEFTLIEKDIDESDELTEKYGLMIPVVEIEGREVQFGHIDPITVSEALTEKN from the coding sequence TTGAAACAGCCAGAGCTAGTGTTTTATACACGCAGCAGATGCCCGCTGTGTGATAAAGCTAAGAGTGTGTTAGTTGAATTAAAGAGAGACTATGAATTTACGTTAATTGAAAAAGATATTGATGAGAGCGATGAACTGACTGAAAAGTATGGACTTATGATTCCGGTAGTTGAAATTGAAGGGCGTGAAGTACAGTTCGGGCATATTGACCCTATTACAGTAAGTGAAGCGCTTACAGAAAAAAACTGA
- a CDS encoding HPr family phosphocarrier protein, with amino-acid sequence MAEKQVEVKLKTGLQARPAALFVQEANRFSSDIFLEKDGKKVNAKSIMGLMSLAVSSGSVITLKAEGNDENEALEALANYIQKEN; translated from the coding sequence ATGGCAGAGAAACAGGTAGAAGTTAAGCTGAAGACAGGATTGCAGGCCCGTCCGGCAGCATTGTTCGTACAAGAGGCCAATCGGTTCTCATCCGATATATTCCTGGAGAAGGATGGAAAGAAGGTAAATGCAAAAAGCATTATGGGGCTAATGAGCCTGGCTGTAAGCTCAGGATCAGTTATTACCCTGAAGGCTGAGGGAAACGACGAAAACGAAGCTCTCGAAGCGCTGGCAAACTATATTCAGAAGGAAAACTAA
- the trxB gene encoding thioredoxin-disulfide reductase, which produces MTEEKIYDVIIAGAGPAGMTAAVYTSRANLSTLMIERGVPGGQMANTEEVENYPGFDHILGPDLSTKMFDHAKKFGAEYAYGDIKEIIDGEEYKTVVAGSKQYKTRSVIISTGAEYKKLGIPGEKELGGRGVSYCAVCDGAFFKGKELVVVGGGDSAVEEGVYLTRFASKVTIVHRRDQLRAQAILQQRAFDNEKIDFIWNTTVKEVNDKDGKVGSVTLVSAETGEEREFKADGVFIYIGMVPLSKPFESLGITNSSGYIETNERMETKVEGIFAAGDIREKSLRQIVTATGDGSIAAQSAQHYVEELMESLKAKK; this is translated from the coding sequence GTGACTGAAGAAAAAATTTATGATGTCATTATTGCTGGTGCAGGACCGGCAGGGATGACTGCTGCTGTATATACATCTCGTGCAAACTTGTCTACTCTAATGATCGAACGCGGTGTTCCGGGCGGACAAATGGCCAATACAGAAGAAGTGGAAAACTATCCTGGTTTTGACCATATTTTAGGTCCGGATTTATCCACCAAAATGTTCGATCATGCTAAGAAGTTTGGCGCTGAATATGCGTATGGAGATATTAAAGAAATCATTGACGGTGAAGAATACAAAACGGTTGTTGCCGGATCAAAGCAATATAAAACACGTTCAGTCATTATTTCTACTGGTGCCGAGTACAAAAAGCTTGGCATTCCTGGAGAGAAAGAGCTTGGCGGACGCGGTGTATCTTATTGCGCGGTCTGTGATGGAGCATTCTTTAAAGGCAAAGAGCTTGTGGTTGTCGGCGGCGGTGACTCTGCTGTTGAGGAAGGCGTATATTTGACTCGTTTCGCCTCTAAAGTGACAATCGTTCATAGACGGGACCAGCTTCGTGCGCAGGCAATTCTGCAGCAGCGCGCGTTTGACAATGAAAAAATTGACTTCATCTGGAACACGACAGTGAAGGAAGTCAATGACAAGGACGGAAAAGTGGGAAGCGTAACACTTGTTTCTGCTGAAACCGGCGAAGAAAGAGAATTCAAGGCGGATGGTGTATTCATCTATATCGGCATGGTTCCTCTTTCCAAGCCATTTGAAAGCCTTGGCATCACAAACAGCAGCGGCTATATCGAAACAAATGAAAGAATGGAAACAAAGGTGGAAGGCATTTTTGCAGCAGGAGATATCCGCGAGAAGTCCCTTCGCCAAATCGTTACAGCTACAGGTGATGGAAGCATCGCTGCCCAAAGCGCCCAGCACTATGTGGAAGAATTAATGGAAAGCCTGAAAGCGAAGAAATAA
- the gap gene encoding type I glyceraldehyde-3-phosphate dehydrogenase — protein sequence MAVKVGINGFGRIGRVVFRAALKNPNVEVVAVNDLTDANMLAHLLKYDSVHGTLNEEVTVDGDYLVVGGHKVKVIAERDPAQLGWGDLGVEVVVESTGRFTKRADAAKHLEAGAKKVIISAPASEEDITVVMGVNHEKYDAANHHVISNASCTTNCLAPFAKVLNDSFGIKRGMMTTVHSYTNDQQILDLPHKDYRRARAAAENIIPTTTGAAKAVSLVLPELKGKLNGGAMRVPTPNVSLVDLVVELDKDVTAEEVNNALRTAAEGDLKGILAYSEEPLVSGDYNGNPASSTIDALSTMVMEGNMVKVISWYDNESGYSNRVVDLVDYIAQKGL from the coding sequence ATGGCAGTTAAAGTTGGTATTAACGGATTTGGAAGAATCGGGCGCGTTGTTTTCCGTGCAGCTCTTAAAAACCCTAACGTAGAGGTTGTAGCAGTAAATGACCTTACAGATGCAAACATGCTTGCACACCTTTTAAAATACGATTCCGTACACGGAACTCTAAATGAAGAAGTAACTGTTGACGGCGATTATCTTGTTGTTGGCGGACATAAAGTAAAAGTTATTGCAGAGCGCGATCCTGCTCAATTAGGATGGGGAGATCTTGGCGTAGAAGTAGTAGTAGAATCTACTGGACGTTTCACAAAGCGTGCTGACGCTGCGAAACATCTTGAAGCTGGTGCTAAGAAAGTAATCATCTCAGCTCCTGCATCTGAAGAAGATATCACAGTTGTTATGGGTGTTAACCATGAGAAATATGATGCTGCAAACCATCATGTAATCTCTAATGCTTCTTGTACAACAAACTGCTTGGCTCCATTTGCAAAAGTTTTGAACGACAGCTTTGGCATCAAGCGCGGTATGATGACAACTGTTCACTCATACACAAATGACCAGCAAATCCTTGACTTGCCACACAAGGACTACCGCCGTGCACGTGCAGCAGCGGAAAACATCATTCCTACAACTACTGGAGCTGCAAAAGCAGTATCTCTAGTATTGCCTGAACTAAAAGGCAAATTGAACGGTGGAGCTATGCGTGTTCCAACTCCAAACGTTTCTCTTGTTGACCTTGTTGTGGAGCTGGATAAAGACGTAACTGCTGAAGAAGTAAACAATGCTCTTAGAACAGCTGCTGAAGGCGACCTGAAAGGCATCCTTGCTTACAGCGAAGAGCCATTAGTATCTGGCGACTACAACGGAAACCCTGCATCTTCTACAATCGATGCACTTTCTACAATGGTTATGGAAGGCAACATGGTAAAAGTAATCTCTTGGTATGACAACGAATCTGGTTACTCTAACCGTGTAGTTGACCTTGTTGACTACATCGCTCAAAAAGGGCTTTAA
- the rapZ gene encoding RNase adapter RapZ, with translation MSTGAVNDTQMVIITGMSGAGKTVAIQSFEDLGFFCVDNLPPTLLPKFLELMKESGNKMNKVALVMDLRGREFFDHLFKALDELSETSWVTPQILYLDADDSTLVRRYKETRRFHPLAPSGLPLEGIKLERELLEELKGRARLIYNTSQMKPRELREKILTEFSLNKKTIFTVNVMSFGFKHGIPIDADLVFDVRFLPNPHYIEHMRPKTGLDAEVSGYVLKWTETSKFLEKVTELLSFMLPHYKREGKAQLVVAIGCTGGQHRSVALTEYIADYFSKDYNTAITHRDIDRRKENIK, from the coding sequence ATGAGTACGGGTGCAGTTAATGATACTCAAATGGTGATTATTACGGGAATGTCAGGGGCGGGGAAAACAGTAGCCATCCAAAGCTTTGAAGATCTTGGCTTCTTCTGTGTAGACAATTTGCCGCCGACGCTGCTTCCTAAATTCCTTGAACTTATGAAGGAATCCGGGAATAAAATGAATAAGGTGGCATTGGTGATGGATTTGCGCGGACGTGAGTTTTTTGACCACCTGTTTAAGGCGCTCGATGAATTGTCCGAGACATCCTGGGTCACTCCGCAGATTTTATATCTTGATGCGGATGATTCCACACTCGTCAGAAGATATAAAGAAACAAGACGGTTCCATCCCCTTGCACCATCAGGATTGCCTCTGGAAGGCATCAAGCTTGAACGTGAGCTGCTCGAGGAATTAAAAGGCAGGGCACGGCTGATTTATAATACTTCACAAATGAAACCGAGGGAATTGCGCGAGAAAATACTTACGGAATTCTCATTGAATAAAAAAACAATATTTACGGTTAACGTCATGTCTTTTGGCTTTAAGCATGGAATTCCAATTGATGCCGACCTGGTATTCGATGTCCGGTTCCTTCCGAATCCCCATTATATTGAACATATGAGGCCGAAGACAGGTTTGGATGCAGAGGTATCGGGCTATGTGCTGAAATGGACGGAAACCAGTAAATTCTTGGAGAAGGTTACGGAGCTGCTGAGCTTTATGCTTCCGCATTATAAGCGGGAAGGGAAGGCTCAATTGGTGGTGGCAATTGGATGTACGGGAGGCCAGCACCGTTCGGTAGCGCTGACGGAATATATTGCAGACTACTTCAGCAAGGATTACAATACGGCAATTACCCACCGTGACATCGACAGGAGAAAGGAAAACATCAAATGA
- a CDS encoding gluconeogenesis factor YvcK family protein, whose translation MNRQPRIVIIGGGTGLPVLLRGLKQYPVDITAIVTVADDGGSSGRLRNDLHIPPPGDIRNVLAALSDVEPLIEEMFQHRFATSNELSGHSLGNLILAAMTSITGNFVHAIQEMSKVLNVRGKVLPAANQSVVLHAEMEDGTIVSGESKIPYSGKKIKRVFLTPKNIKALPESLQAIRQADMIIIGPGSLYTSILPNLLVPRLGREVCQSKAKKVYICNLMTQAGETLDYTASDHVKALYAHMSCAFINTILVNNEEIPAHIQERYSEEMARPVVYDTGALAELGLDIMPGEIVSHKGGIIRHDTKEVAQMLYDLILHETNRRFNA comes from the coding sequence ATGAACCGACAGCCAAGAATCGTCATCATCGGCGGAGGAACGGGGCTGCCTGTCCTCTTAAGGGGACTGAAGCAGTACCCTGTTGATATTACTGCCATTGTGACAGTAGCCGATGATGGCGGCAGCTCAGGGAGATTACGGAATGATCTTCATATCCCGCCGCCCGGTGACATCCGCAATGTGCTGGCCGCTCTTTCAGACGTTGAGCCGCTCATTGAGGAGATGTTCCAGCATCGCTTTGCGACATCCAATGAATTGTCCGGGCACTCGCTTGGCAATTTAATTCTCGCGGCAATGACCTCGATTACCGGAAACTTTGTTCATGCAATTCAGGAGATGAGCAAGGTGTTAAACGTAAGAGGAAAGGTACTGCCTGCTGCCAACCAGAGTGTGGTTCTTCATGCTGAAATGGAAGACGGGACCATCGTATCGGGAGAATCAAAGATTCCTTATTCCGGCAAAAAAATCAAGCGGGTGTTTTTAACTCCTAAAAATATTAAAGCCCTGCCTGAATCACTGCAGGCAATCAGACAGGCTGACATGATCATCATTGGTCCCGGAAGCTTATATACAAGTATTCTTCCAAACTTGCTTGTTCCCAGGCTCGGACGTGAGGTCTGTCAATCGAAAGCGAAAAAAGTTTATATATGCAATTTAATGACACAGGCAGGCGAGACGCTCGACTATACAGCGAGTGACCATGTCAAAGCGCTGTATGCTCATATGAGCTGTGCTTTTATCAATACCATCCTGGTAAACAATGAAGAAATTCCTGCTCATATTCAGGAGCGGTACAGCGAGGAAATGGCAAGGCCTGTTGTGTATGATACGGGTGCACTTGCCGAATTGGGCCTTGATATTATGCCCGGTGAAATTGTCAGCCACAAAGGCGGGATCATTCGCCATGATACAAAAGAAGTTGCCCAAATGCTTTATGATTTAATTTTACATGAAACTAATAGGCGTTTTAACGCGTAA